TGCCCAGCAGAAAATCCTCACCAATCTAATCTATACCTTCTCTGTAGTTGGCTCGGTAATGCTAATTATTTTATACTTCACAAGCCGGTTTTTCGCTAATCGGTCCATCGCACCGGTGAAGGAGGCTTTTGATAAACAAAAGCAGTTTATTGCCGATGCTTCCCATGAATTGAAGACGCCGCTGACCATTATTAACACCAATGCGGATGTTCTTCTCTCCAACAGTGATGATACTATTCACAATCAGTCGAAGTGGCTGCACTACATCAAATCGGAAACAGAGAGAATGACCAGTCTGACCAATGATCTGCTATACCTAACCGAGATGGACGACTCCAGATCGACCATGATCTATTTGAAGTTCAATTTGAGCGAAGCGGTTGAGAATATTATTTTAACGATGGAAGCTGTTATCTTCGAGAAGCATATCTCGCTTGAATATGACATTGAGCCTAACCTGACCGTGATGGGGAATAGTGAACAAATTAAACAAGTGATTATGATCCTTTTGGACAACGCTGTAAAATATACGAATCCTAAAGGCTCAGTCACTTTATCCCTTAAAAAACAACATAATGATATGGTGTTATCGGTCACCAATACGGGTGAGGGCATTGCATCGGAGCACTTAGCAAGAATCTTTGACCGATTCTACCGTACGAATGCTTCCCGAGCGCGTAAACAAGGGGGTTATGGCCTGGGGCTGGCGATTGCCAAATCCATCGTTGAACAACATAAAGGAAAAATTTACGCCAAAAGCACGGTCGGCGAATCCACCACCTTTTACGTTCATCTTTCATAACTAAAAGTAAAAAAAGACTCGATCCCTGTTATCACTAGGATTTGAGTCTTTTTAATATGCTGATTTCATTTATTATACTTCGCCCCAATAGACCTCGGTCTCATATTCAAAAAACACTTTATCATCCTGTTTATTTCGTTCAAATAGGTTCCTCAGCTCCGTCATCATATTCTCGTAACGTGGATCTCCGGGGGCCGGAATGTAGGAAGATGATCTCGCCCGTCCGCTTAATCCCTCGAAATCAAACACCTGCTGATTGCTAAAGTGCGCTACTTGCATCTGCCCTGCCTTAAAAAAGGAGCTAAGGATTTCGGGGGTAATATTCTTATGATTAACTTGAGTGTAGTCGGTGCTGAAGGTTTGCACGAGCTGCTCATATTCCTCCAGAAATGGGGTACCGTAAGTACGCCGAGAATTCCATATCAGAACTGCCTTTCCACCCGGTTTAAGAATGCGCTTGAATTCCAATTGCGCTGCACCCCTATCAAACCAGTGAAACGCCTGGGCACACACGATAAAGTCTACAGACTGGTCTGGCAATTCTGTCTTCTCGGCAGAGCCAGGCAATGCGCGGAAATGGTTATCCTTTGCGAACTTCTCCTCCGCAGCTGTACGCATTTCCGGATTTGGTTCAACGGCAGTCACGCGACACCCGCGCTCCAGAAGCAGTGCTGAGAATATTCCTGTTCCTGCGCCAATATCCGCAATATCACAATTCGATTTTAAACCAATCGTATTGTATAAATAATCAATGGCTTCTTTAGGATAACTCGGGCGGTATTTCACATACGAATCTACCCGATTTGAGAACCGTTCTTTGTTATTAATCCCAATACTCTCCCTTAGCTTTTAGGTTCGTACTCACTTAATTTGCCTTGATAGATTAGCTTCAGCCGATCGCTTTGCCGAAAATCATCCGGCGTTACGAGCGCAGGCAGCTTGTTCCATAGCTTAATGCCTGATCGTTCCAGAATCTCAGCTACAAATTGCGAGCAGAAATAAGAGTTGCTGAATTCAACAGGTTCCTTCAAAGCGATACCAATCACGCCGAGAATATTATAGAGATACTTTTGCCGGCTTCGGATAAAGACTTTGAGTACCCGCTCCATTTTCTCCACTTCACGGGCTGTAACTTGAAGTTCATATAGAACACACGTCGTATTTGGATATTTGCTGAACGTGCCTGTCTTAATATCCTCCTTCACGAATCCTCCGTTTAGAGGGTTGCTCGGGTGCTTTCTGCCAAAGCTATATAACTCGGAAAGCTCCCGATTAAAGGAGATCGAGGCATGATTATAAGGAGCTCTCGTGTAGCCTTGAATAAGCTTCGTAAAGAGCGTTCCGGTATTCGTAAGCAAGATAAAGACCGATGGATCATCTGCCATTTACAATTTTCCCCTTATCAAGATTGAACGTTTCCTTCATAATAACATATGAACCCATTAATGGAATCTACTCTACGACAAGTTGGTGATTAGCTATCGACCGCTCTCTATTAACGGTAATCCTGATTTTTGCGGCCTTATCGGCCATTCACTTGATGTATGTAGTTATAGGCAAATTACAGCCCAGTAAAGACTATACAGGGATCGGCTTCCGCATCAAAACCTGGTGGGGAATGCTTTTTATCTTTTGTTTGGCTACTCTCTTTAATCCAGTCGTCTCACTATTGGCACTAATGGTACTGACCTTCTTCGCACTCAAAGAATATTTCTCCATGATAAAGTCACGAAAATCCGACCGCAGACTATTTCTGTGGGCGTACTTATCCATTCCTCTACAGTTCTACTGGATTTATATCGAATGGTACGGGATGTTCATTGTGTTTATTCCAGTCTATGTATTCTTACTCCTACCGCTACCTAGGCTCATTAATAAAGGGACAGTTGGCTTCCTGCGTAGTGTTAGTTCAACCCAGTGGGGATTAATGCTGATGGTCTTCGGACTTAGTCACTTAGCTTATTTTCAATTTGCTACACCGGAGTATGGAGCGGGGCTTGTATTATTCCTAGTAGTGCTGACACAGCTGAATGATGTGGTCCACTATCTTGCATCCCTTTATATGGGAAAGCGCAAAGTGGTCCCAACCGCCAACCCGTATTTAACCTGGGAAGGTTTTGCCTGTGCGTTTGTCGTAACAACCGGGGTCTCCTATTTGATCTATCCCTACCTGACGCCGCTCAACCCGATCTTCGGTTTCCTGTCAGGCATGCTAATCAGTTTGAGCGGCTTCTTGGGTAGCTTAACGGTTTCCGTGCTGAAGCGAGATTTGCTCATCGGTGATGGCGATAAATTCGTAGCTTTAAAAGAAAGCTATTTAAGCCGTGTGGATAGCTTGACCTACACCTCGCCGGTCTTTTTCCATGTCATCCGTTATTTCTTCGATTTCATGTAAATTAGTTTTCTACAACGATTTTGGTCGCTTGGCCGATAGGTGGCAAGCTCTTGGTCAACATCGGACCGTAGAACGCATACACTTTGTCACCTTTTTTCAGCTCACTTATGGCAATCTTCTGATTGTCTTTCGTGCCGAGAATAGTCGTAGTATCTGAAGTATTTAGAACAATCGTCTCGAAGGAAGAATCACTGAGCTTATCGCCTTTGATTACAACGCGGGTCGTGCCATTATCTGAAGGAGTAACCTCTTCGATCACGCCAACCGTTCCCAAGGTCTGCTGATCGGGAGCTTGTTCTTTCACAACAATCTTGATCGCGCCCGCCAATGGCGGCATGCTCATAGCCATGACCATACTGTGCTCGACCTCGATGGACATGCCTAGCTGCAGATCAGCAAAGGTTAGCTTCTTATTATCAGCAGATACGATCTCCGTTTCATCAGAAATGCCTAGGCGAATGCCATGACCATAGCCGTTGAGGCCGATTTCAGCATTTTTTTCGCCCTTATAAATACTAGTGATTGATCCTTGTTTGATCGTGTCTGAAGCGGTCTCTCCATTGCCTTGTTCCTTGGAATTAATCGATATGGTTCCAGTTGGGCCTGCGACTACTTTAAGCTTCAATACTTTTTCGAAGAATGATAATGGAACGTAGGTTTTGCCATTCTTTAGCTCTGGTACAGCACCCAGCGAAAGAATTGTTGTACCATTACGGTAAGCATCTTTTGCAATTTGAAAGGACATCGACTGGCTATCTTTCTCAAGACCTAGCGATTGAAGGCTTTGAGTCCATGTTAGCTTGTATCCAAGCGCTTCAGCTGCTGTACGGATTGGGATCATAACTTCCTTGCTTGAACCTACGTATAGCGGAACATCGACTGGGGAGTAGCCGTTACCATCAATGACTAGCACATATTTTAGACCACCATAAGAATCCTGCGGTACTGAGGAATTAGTCGCTGGTTTGACTGGAGCTGGCTGGATTGGAGCAGCAGAGATGACGTTCGATGCTATGAGCGTGCCAGCGAGGACCGCTCCGATTACTTTGAATGTTTTCATTGTGAATTATACCTCCTGAGATGAATGAAATTGTGCTACTCTATCATTCTTAACGTGAGGTCCAGGAAAAATGTTGCGATAAGATCAATCACTCAGACGTTCCATAAATGATCTTGGAGCGTCTTTGTCATGTCCTCTTGCTGGCTGGCAAACTGCTTAAATCTATGTCCGTTCGCTCCAGAAGGATGAGGAAATCCCCATAAACAGCGGTGATCATCGAGCTTACCCTCAGATACCAAAAGCTGGAGCATTCCCTCCACCGTTTTTCCTAGAGGAATAATTAAAGCTTGGCTCAGGATGCCCAGCTCCTGCTCTAACGACAATAGCGTACATTCTCTAAGGAACGGATCTGAACGTAGCTTAGGATGTGCCCCATTATAATTTTTCTTCTCTACGAACACAGGAAAACGCAATAAAGAGGTGGTATGCAGGTTCGTTTGCTGCTTCTGAAACAATTGGTCACAAGAGGTAAGGTTCAAGTACTGATGAAGCCCAAGTGTATCTAGCATGTGAATTAACGTACTTCTCATGGAGCCTGCGAACCTCGCCGCTTCTTTTGCTTTTCTGCATACCTCTTCATCTGAAAGCCCGGCTTTCAACCCAATAACTGCTTCTTGTATGGCTATTCTCATTTGTGTAAACCCGGGCGTTAGTCCGATAATAATCACCTTTGCAGATGGATTAATGTATTCATTGTGCGGTGCATAGTACATTTCAAGCTTCCCGCTTCGCTTCATTAGAAGCTTATCCACCTGCAGATCATCTTTCGATAGCACGGTCCCCTTCGGAAGAGAGAGCATCGCTGATTTATACTGTTGTAAATGGTTAGAGATGAGCATGTCATCCACCTCTCATGTCCCTATAATGATCCACTCACGAGACGCCCTTCGAACCATACCGCTTGACGGTCCGCTCTTCTTGCTACTGCTTCGGCCGAGCAGCTGGCATGCAGCAGCACAAAGCTTGCCGTGTCTCCTACTTTTGGCCATACCTGTTCACCTTTTAGATTAAGAGGCGTTATCCCTCCTGTTATGAATCTAAGGGATTGCGATAATGACCCTTCATCACTACACCCATATAACTCTGCGTACCGTCCCGCCTTCTCCAATTGATCTCCATTTCCAAAAGGAGACCAGTGATCCGTAAGGCTGTCTGTTGCCAGTTTCACTTGTACACCTTGGCTGTGCAGCATCGGTAGTGGCATCATCATTCTTCCAATAGGTACTGTGGATGCAATACCCATACTAAGTGATGCCATCCGTGCAGCCATTTCCTCTGCTTCCTGCTGCGATGCACCTGCGAACCAGAATGCGTGACTAACGGTCACCTTGCCCTGTAAGCCAGCTTCTTCTGTGAGATCAGCCAAACGCGATAGCGTCTGCTTTCCTGCTTCTTTTCCATCATGTAAGTGAAGATCAATGCCAGCATTATTCATTACCGCTAGCTCGACCATGGTCTGGAGTGACTTCTCGATATCTCCATCCACTGAGTATGGATCGACACCACCTACATAGGTTGCCCCCTCTGCCAGGGATTGCTTTACTAATTCAACAGAATTAGAGCGAAGCAGACCATGCTGCGGAAAGGCTACAATTTCAGATGAAATTTTGCCCGAGAAGGTATCCAATGCTTGCAGGGTTGCCTCTAAACGCTTCAGACCGCTGACAGGCTCAATATTACAATGACTACGCACATGTGTAGCACCGAAACGCTGTATAAGCGTCAAGATGCTCTCCGCTTGTTGTCTCGCCATAGGCAGCAGCTTAGGCAATAATACCTTCTCTTCCTCAATGCGTTCGAAGACACCGGCAGCAGGCTTTACCGCTTTCCATGGTCCAGCGAAATATGTTTTATCTAAATGGATATGCGCCTCCTCAAAGGAAGGAAGCATCAATAACCCTTTGCAGTCATATTTAGGTAGATGACTCTGAAGCTCTACGTCCGCTCCAACCACTTCCGAAATCTTATCCCCGTCAATTCGGATATGACAAACCTTCGTATCTGTACCAACCACTTGTCCATCCTCAATAACATAACCCTGCTCTAATCTTATATTGGTTAACCAGTAAGAAGCATTCAACATGCTACCCCATCCTTTTCTCAACGATTTAATATAGGTGCAAACCACTTTATCCTAAATGGTACCATAGCCTTCCTATATAAAAAATGTTTGAAAGGTTTTTAGCATAAGACTATATCGTAAATATCCCAACTTCTAACTTTAAAAATACAGATAACTCGCTGAGTTCTCTAAGTTTGGTCGTCATCTCATCGATAGTCGCAAGTTGCTCCTCCGTGGAAGCCGCTACTTCCTGTGAGGACGATGCCGACTGATCAATGAGCTGCGAAGATTGCACTAGAGCCTTTAATGATTGATGTGACATTGTAGACAGCTCACCAAATATGCCTTGAATGCGCAGCGTGCTTTGGGTTGTTAGATCAACCTTCTGAAAGATTTCCTCCAGAGATTGTTGCCCTTGTAATACTAAATCATTCTGTTGATTGACCACTTGTTGACTCGATTCCATCGTTTTGACCGCTGCATTCGTATCCGCTTGAATTGCGCCAACAAGCTCGGCAATCTGCTCGGCTGCTCTTTCGGAACCTTCAGCAAGCTTACGGATCTCTCCTGCAACTACTGCAAAACCTTTCCCTTGCTCTCCAGCGCGGGCCGCTTCAATGGCTGCATTTAGCGCGAGTAGATTCGTCTGACTAGCCAATTCGGAAATCACGTTAATGATCTCACCGATTTGGCTGGATCGGCTGTTCAACTGTGCAATGGTTTCTGTTGAGCGCTCAATGGAACTAACCATAGTTTCCAAGTGATCTACAGATGCCCGGTTTGCACGCT
This genomic stretch from Paenibacillus sp. FSL H7-0737 harbors:
- a CDS encoding sensor histidine kinase; amino-acid sequence: MFTKLRNRFLIVNLVTISVIMLVAFISIYVITYQDVQNNIQMDLHRIMENYKSPGGDTGRMGSTKGGSQLPHADNKRMDNGTPPPERSVSFMLKIDTASNLIGKDSKFTMDDEFYDTALQEALSADKDTGRFTLDSSKWIFNIQHTNDGAMLVFLDITAQQKILTNLIYTFSVVGSVMLIILYFTSRFFANRSIAPVKEAFDKQKQFIADASHELKTPLTIINTNADVLLSNSDDTIHNQSKWLHYIKSETERMTSLTNDLLYLTEMDDSRSTMIYLKFNLSEAVENIILTMEAVIFEKHISLEYDIEPNLTVMGNSEQIKQVIMILLDNAVKYTNPKGSVTLSLKKQHNDMVLSVTNTGEGIASEHLARIFDRFYRTNASRARKQGGYGLGLAIAKSIVEQHKGKIYAKSTVGESTTFYVHLS
- a CDS encoding class I SAM-dependent methyltransferase, which translates into the protein MNNKERFSNRVDSYVKYRPSYPKEAIDYLYNTIGLKSNCDIADIGAGTGIFSALLLERGCRVTAVEPNPEMRTAAEEKFAKDNHFRALPGSAEKTELPDQSVDFIVCAQAFHWFDRGAAQLEFKRILKPGGKAVLIWNSRRTYGTPFLEEYEQLVQTFSTDYTQVNHKNITPEILSSFFKAGQMQVAHFSNQQVFDFEGLSGRARSSSYIPAPGDPRYENMMTELRNLFERNKQDDKVFFEYETEVYWGEV
- a CDS encoding phosphatidate cytidylyltransferase, which encodes MDRSLLTVILIFAALSAIHLMYVVIGKLQPSKDYTGIGFRIKTWWGMLFIFCLATLFNPVVSLLALMVLTFFALKEYFSMIKSRKSDRRLFLWAYLSIPLQFYWIYIEWYGMFIVFIPVYVFLLLPLPRLINKGTVGFLRSVSSTQWGLMLMVFGLSHLAYFQFATPEYGAGLVLFLVVLTQLNDVVHYLASLYMGKRKVVPTANPYLTWEGFACAFVVTTGVSYLIYPYLTPLNPIFGFLSGMLISLSGFLGSLTVSVLKRDLLIGDGDKFVALKESYLSRVDSLTYTSPVFFHVIRYFFDFM
- a CDS encoding copper amine oxidase N-terminal domain-containing protein yields the protein MKTFKVIGAVLAGTLIASNVISAAPIQPAPVKPATNSSVPQDSYGGLKYVLVIDGNGYSPVDVPLYVGSSKEVMIPIRTAAEALGYKLTWTQSLQSLGLEKDSQSMSFQIAKDAYRNGTTILSLGAVPELKNGKTYVPLSFFEKVLKLKVVAGPTGTISINSKEQGNGETASDTIKQGSITSIYKGEKNAEIGLNGYGHGIRLGISDETEIVSADNKKLTFADLQLGMSIEVEHSMVMAMSMPPLAGAIKIVVKEQAPDQQTLGTVGVIEEVTPSDNGTTRVVIKGDKLSDSSFETIVLNTSDTTTILGTKDNQKIAISELKKGDKVYAFYGPMLTKSLPPIGQATKIVVEN
- a CDS encoding uracil-DNA glycosylase family protein, with protein sequence MLISNHLQQYKSAMLSLPKGTVLSKDDLQVDKLLMKRSGKLEMYYAPHNEYINPSAKVIIIGLTPGFTQMRIAIQEAVIGLKAGLSDEEVCRKAKEAARFAGSMRSTLIHMLDTLGLHQYLNLTSCDQLFQKQQTNLHTTSLLRFPVFVEKKNYNGAHPKLRSDPFLRECTLLSLEQELGILSQALIIPLGKTVEGMLQLLVSEGKLDDHRCLWGFPHPSGANGHRFKQFASQQEDMTKTLQDHLWNV
- a CDS encoding amidohydrolase, with translation MLNASYWLTNIRLEQGYVIEDGQVVGTDTKVCHIRIDGDKISEVVGADVELQSHLPKYDCKGLLMLPSFEEAHIHLDKTYFAGPWKAVKPAAGVFERIEEEKVLLPKLLPMARQQAESILTLIQRFGATHVRSHCNIEPVSGLKRLEATLQALDTFSGKISSEIVAFPQHGLLRSNSVELVKQSLAEGATYVGGVDPYSVDGDIEKSLQTMVELAVMNNAGIDLHLHDGKEAGKQTLSRLADLTEEAGLQGKVTVSHAFWFAGASQQEAEEMAARMASLSMGIASTVPIGRMMMPLPMLHSQGVQVKLATDSLTDHWSPFGNGDQLEKAGRYAELYGCSDEGSLSQSLRFITGGITPLNLKGEQVWPKVGDTASFVLLHASCSAEAVARRADRQAVWFEGRLVSGSL